A window from Leptolyngbya iicbica LK encodes these proteins:
- a CDS encoding MOSC domain-containing protein, translating to MIGRIVQISLSQGGVPKTAVPEAEVVTTGLVGDRHSNPDIHGGPEKAVCLWALEVIEALQQEGHNLAPGYAGENVTITGLDWSQIRPDSQLQLGHDVVLEIASYTTPCRKNMRWFADKRYSRISQKHHPGSSRVYARVLQPGKICTGDAVTLIAP from the coding sequence ATGATCGGGCGAATTGTGCAAATTAGTCTTTCGCAGGGCGGGGTGCCCAAAACAGCGGTGCCGGAAGCCGAAGTGGTGACGACGGGGTTGGTGGGCGATCGCCACAGCAATCCCGACATTCACGGTGGTCCCGAAAAGGCCGTCTGTCTGTGGGCGCTGGAAGTGATTGAAGCTTTGCAGCAAGAAGGCCATAACCTCGCCCCTGGATATGCCGGAGAAAACGTCACCATCACTGGTCTCGACTGGTCGCAAATCAGGCCGGACTCGCAGTTGCAGCTGGGCCATGATGTGGTGTTGGAAATCGCCAGCTACACGACGCCCTGCCGCAAAAATATGCGCTGGTTTGCCGACAAGCGCTACAGTCGCATCAGCCAAAAACACCATCCCGGCAGCAGTCGCGTCTATGCGCGGGTGTTGCAACCCGGCAAAATTTGCACTGGAGATGCCGTTACTCTAATAGCGCCATAA
- a CDS encoding AtpZ/AtpI family protein has translation MSSDPQSQKPPPRQKPDAHQAEFRLRLHRQLQRRRRAQREKQHPFYGLSVFGVVGWSVALPTLIGIAIGVWIDHNWPSQYSWTLMLLFAGVVLGCLNAWVWIDMTHRGK, from the coding sequence GTGAGTTCTGACCCTCAATCTCAAAAGCCCCCGCCGCGCCAAAAGCCTGACGCTCATCAAGCCGAGTTTCGACTACGGTTACACCGCCAGCTCCAACGTCGCCGTCGAGCCCAGCGCGAAAAACAGCACCCCTTCTATGGTCTGAGCGTGTTTGGCGTGGTGGGGTGGTCGGTGGCCTTACCCACGCTCATTGGCATTGCGATCGGGGTGTGGATCGATCACAATTGGCCCAGCCAATATTCTTGGACGCTAATGTTGCTCTTTGCCGGAGTTGTTCTGGGCTGCCTCAACGCCTGGGTGTGGATCGATATGACCCATCGGGGCAAATGA
- a CDS encoding ion channel, whose amino-acid sequence MDNPYSRPTPQRIVKRDGEFPDIIRLGDPHSPWRDLYHLLQTISWPGFVAVLLMAYLLVNAAFAVAYLLGGDAIANADPNSFLDAFFFSVQTMASIGYGAMYPQTDYANFLVVAESFIGLLFIAMATGMIFARFSVPTARILFSHYALIAPFNGAPCLMFRTANKRRNRILEAQLWVTLVRDEFTKEGDLFRRFYDLELIRSHTPLFALTWTALHPINEKSPLYGATPESLRRDHAEIIVIITGIDENLSQTIHARHSFVADEVLWNFRFKDVLGWTRDGRRAINFNNFDKVYRVDPVNGYALTQEPFEDIAPSKSAPARRGKSSE is encoded by the coding sequence ATGGATAATCCTTATTCCCGCCCGACCCCGCAGCGTATCGTCAAGCGTGATGGTGAATTTCCCGACATTATTCGGTTGGGCGATCCCCATTCCCCCTGGCGCGATCTTTACCATCTCCTGCAAACCATTTCTTGGCCGGGGTTTGTGGCGGTTTTGTTGATGGCCTATTTGTTGGTCAATGCGGCTTTTGCAGTGGCCTATTTGCTGGGGGGAGATGCGATCGCCAACGCCGATCCCAACTCCTTTTTGGATGCGTTTTTCTTTAGCGTGCAAACCATGGCCTCCATCGGGTACGGGGCGATGTATCCCCAAACCGACTACGCCAACTTCCTTGTTGTGGCCGAATCCTTCATCGGGCTATTGTTCATCGCGATGGCCACGGGGATGATCTTTGCTCGCTTTTCGGTGCCCACCGCCCGCATCCTGTTCAGTCATTACGCGCTGATTGCCCCCTTCAACGGTGCCCCGTGCCTGATGTTTCGCACCGCCAACAAGCGCCGCAACCGAATTTTAGAAGCGCAACTGTGGGTGACGTTAGTGCGCGACGAGTTCACCAAAGAAGGCGACCTCTTTCGTCGTTTTTACGATCTGGAGTTGATCCGATCGCACACACCGCTCTTTGCCTTAACCTGGACGGCACTGCATCCGATCAACGAAAAGAGTCCTCTCTATGGCGCCACGCCGGAATCGCTGCGCCGAGACCACGCCGAAATCATCGTGATCATTACTGGCATTGACGAAAATCTGTCGCAAACAATCCACGCTCGTCACTCATTCGTGGCGGACGAGGTATTGTGGAATTTTCGTTTCAAGGACGTGTTGGGGTGGACGCGGGATGGCCGTCGCGCCATCAATTTCAACAACTTTGACAAGGTGTATCGCGTTGACCCAGTAAACGGCTATGCCCTCACACAGGAACCGTTCGAGGATATTGCGCCATCAAAGTCTGCACCTGCTCGGCGTGGTAAGAGCTCCGAGTAA
- the atpD gene encoding F0F1 ATP synthase subunit beta, translating into MTAILTTADQFAPGRVLALRSSVVDVCFAEGLPELNTRLEVPGEPPVILEVVSQVDEHVVRCMALTPTSGLARGRQVINTGQPITVPVGDRLLGRVFDVFGQAIDGKDPVTGGEWRSIHQAPPPITRQSTQAEILTTGIKAIDLLAPLERGGKAGLFGGAGVGKTVLITEMIHNMVSQHEGISLFCGIGERNREAEELYQEMQDAGVLENTVMLFGQMNEPPGARFRVGHAALTMAEYFRDDAQRDVLLLIDNVFRFIQAGQEVSGLMGRLPSRVGYQPTLGTELSQFQERITNTGTGAITSVQAVYVPADDFTDPAAVHTFGHLSASIVLSRKRASEGLYPALDPLQSNSKMLSPQIVGDRHYQTARAVRSTLAAYADLKDIIAMLGLEELSERDRKTVRRARRLERFLTQPFFSTEQFTGKAGKRVSLEQVLDGCDRILNDEFAHYAEQTLYMIGAVDEAERSSSRGAAAAAVVGDPSTDVSLAET; encoded by the coding sequence ATGACTGCCATCCTGACAACGGCTGATCAGTTTGCACCGGGGCGAGTGCTTGCCCTGCGGAGCAGCGTCGTGGATGTCTGCTTTGCCGAGGGGTTGCCAGAGTTGAACACCCGGCTGGAAGTGCCGGGCGAGCCGCCGGTCATTCTGGAGGTGGTGAGTCAAGTCGATGAGCACGTTGTCCGGTGTATGGCGTTGACCCCCACTTCGGGTTTGGCACGGGGACGCCAAGTGATTAATACGGGGCAGCCCATCACTGTGCCCGTGGGCGATCGCCTCTTAGGGCGAGTCTTTGACGTATTTGGCCAGGCGATCGATGGCAAAGACCCGGTGACCGGGGGCGAGTGGCGCTCCATCCACCAAGCACCGCCGCCGATTACGCGCCAGTCCACTCAGGCCGAAATTCTCACGACGGGTATTAAAGCGATCGATCTGCTGGCACCGCTAGAACGGGGCGGCAAAGCGGGACTGTTTGGCGGGGCTGGCGTCGGCAAGACCGTGCTGATTACCGAGATGATTCACAACATGGTGAGCCAGCATGAGGGCATCAGTCTGTTTTGTGGCATTGGAGAGCGCAACCGCGAGGCCGAGGAGCTGTACCAGGAGATGCAAGACGCGGGGGTTCTGGAAAATACGGTGATGCTGTTTGGCCAGATGAACGAGCCGCCAGGGGCCCGTTTTCGCGTTGGTCATGCGGCGCTGACCATGGCGGAATATTTTCGTGACGACGCCCAGCGCGACGTGTTGTTGCTGATTGACAATGTGTTTCGCTTCATTCAAGCGGGGCAAGAGGTGTCGGGCCTGATGGGGCGATTGCCGTCGCGGGTAGGCTACCAGCCAACTTTGGGCACCGAACTCTCGCAATTTCAGGAACGCATTACCAATACGGGAACCGGGGCGATTACCTCGGTGCAGGCAGTGTATGTGCCTGCGGATGATTTTACTGATCCCGCAGCAGTGCATACCTTTGGGCATCTATCAGCGTCAATTGTGCTGTCTCGCAAGCGGGCGAGTGAGGGACTGTACCCGGCGCTAGATCCGCTGCAATCCAACTCCAAAATGCTGTCGCCGCAGATTGTGGGCGATCGCCATTACCAGACTGCTCGCGCCGTTCGCAGTACTTTAGCAGCCTACGCCGATCTGAAAGACATCATCGCCATGCTGGGACTTGAAGAATTATCAGAGCGCGATCGCAAAACGGTGCGGCGGGCGCGGCGGCTGGAGCGTTTCCTGACTCAGCCATTTTTCAGTACGGAACAGTTCACGGGCAAAGCGGGTAAGCGAGTGTCGCTGGAACAAGTGCTAGACGGGTGCGATCGCATCTTGAATGATGAATTTGCCCACTACGCTGAACAGACGCTCTACATGATTGGGGCAGTGGACGAGGCTGAGCGATCGTCCTCAAGGGGCGCCGCAGCCGCAGCTGTCGTGGGTGATCCATCGACCGATGTCTCGCTGGCGGAGACGTAG
- the lipA gene encoding lipoyl synthase codes for MSLKREESIVAVKPEWLRVKAPQWERVGNVKSLLRDLQLNTVCEEASCPNIGECFNAGTATFLIMGPACTRACPYCDIDFEKKPQALDPTEPWRLAEAVKRMGLNHVVITAVNRDDLPDGGASQFVRCIEEVRKLSPKTTIEVLIPDLCGNWDALADILKAKPEVLNHNTETVPRLYRRVRPQANYDQSLELLRRTRELAPWVYTKSGIMVGLGETDEEVRQTMADLRRVDCDILTIGQYLQPSDKHLQLQDFITPEQFDAWRVIGEEMGFLQVVSSPLTRSSYHAEQVQTLMAQYPRTVPV; via the coding sequence GTGTCATTGAAACGTGAAGAGAGCATCGTGGCGGTAAAACCAGAGTGGCTTCGGGTCAAGGCTCCGCAATGGGAGCGAGTCGGCAACGTCAAATCCTTGCTGCGCGATTTGCAGCTCAACACAGTCTGCGAAGAAGCATCCTGTCCCAACATTGGCGAATGCTTCAACGCGGGAACTGCCACCTTTTTGATCATGGGGCCAGCCTGCACCCGCGCCTGCCCCTATTGCGATATTGACTTTGAGAAAAAGCCCCAGGCACTTGACCCGACGGAACCCTGGCGCTTGGCCGAAGCCGTGAAGCGCATGGGCCTCAACCATGTGGTGATCACCGCCGTGAACCGCGATGATTTGCCCGATGGCGGCGCGTCTCAGTTTGTCCGCTGCATCGAAGAAGTACGCAAGTTATCCCCCAAGACGACCATCGAAGTCTTGATTCCTGACCTGTGCGGCAACTGGGATGCGCTGGCCGACATTCTAAAAGCGAAGCCCGAAGTCCTGAATCACAATACGGAAACGGTGCCACGTCTGTATCGGCGGGTACGGCCCCAGGCCAACTACGACCAGTCGCTAGAGCTGTTGCGGCGCACGCGGGAACTGGCCCCGTGGGTTTACACCAAATCAGGCATTATGGTCGGCTTGGGTGAAACCGATGAAGAAGTGCGGCAGACGATGGCCGATTTGCGACGGGTCGATTGCGATATCTTGACCATCGGCCAATATCTGCAACCCAGCGACAAGCACCTGCAGCTACAAGATTTCATTACGCCCGAGCAGTTTGATGCGTGGCGCGTCATCGGCGAAGAGATGGGCTTTTTGCAGGTGGTGTCGTCGCCCCTTACTCGGAGCTCTTACCACGCCGAGCAGGTGCAGACTTTGATGGCGCAATATCCTCGAACGGTTCCTGTGTGA
- the yccX gene encoding acylphosphatase, protein MDRVHLIVQGLVQGVGFRYHTQNEAVRLGLTGYVKNLPDGTVEIVAEGPSPVVAELLDWAKQGPPAAQVKQVDITYGSANGEFGSFTIAR, encoded by the coding sequence ATGGACAGAGTTCACCTGATCGTCCAAGGCCTTGTGCAAGGCGTCGGCTTTCGATATCACACCCAAAATGAGGCAGTGCGGTTGGGCCTCACCGGCTACGTCAAAAACTTGCCGGACGGCACCGTCGAGATTGTGGCTGAGGGACCGTCTCCGGTGGTGGCTGAGTTGCTGGATTGGGCGAAACAGGGACCGCCAGCGGCGCAAGTCAAGCAGGTGGATATCACCTACGGCAGCGCTAATGGGGAGTTCGGGAGCTTCACGATCGCACGCTAG
- a CDS encoding glycoside hydrolase family 10 protein, whose amino-acid sequence MTPPESPSAAMTAPWFSDRTIAQNRTRLGIPQDLDPATLPDFPSRDLNGESRDPADQIAPPGLLVRPGDAPISYFFGIRMEKELDSLVGRYESALFAANAASQPVEVRLPEAGESVATTENKSRPASTELAVVSTPALEAASQLKQDWPDLLATEAYGEARRRWLDVRDALWDEFPLDRPFAQTEIRAMWLDRGSIVRAGSRAGLARLFDNMQTAGINTVFLETLNAGFPIYPSQVAPQQNPLTQGWDPLADAVELAHERNMDLHAWLWIFAAGNLRHNAILAQSDEFLGPSLTANPDWVGYDQAGSPIPLGQTKPFYDPANRELRDYLLRLEAEIITNYDVDGLQLDYIRYPFQDPSDERTYGYGTAARQAFRRQTGVDPIYLTPLVDPWLPRGERDRLHDLWQAWNDFRIEQVTSFVAETSELVRRERPDITLSVAVFAMSEEERLLKIQQDWNTWAEEGLVDWIVLMSYAQDANRFSELITPWVVDQSYDSTLVIPGLRLLNMPVPVMIDQLQTLRDMPATGYALFATDNLDRRLQGILNTTQGQHESLIPQKTPYATASERYQALQREWNWLLTNGLITLQPRLAERWVMEVNAVGASLDALANNPDAATAAAVQLQVQALQRSIGAGLTLDITTTPEYRLGTWKNRLEAINRFLAYGAQR is encoded by the coding sequence ATGACGCCTCCAGAGTCGCCATCCGCAGCAATGACGGCTCCTTGGTTCAGCGATCGCACGATCGCTCAAAACCGCACTCGCCTCGGCATTCCCCAAGATCTTGACCCCGCCACGCTGCCCGATTTTCCGTCTCGCGATTTAAACGGTGAGTCTCGCGACCCTGCCGACCAGATTGCCCCACCGGGGCTCCTCGTGCGTCCTGGCGATGCCCCAATTTCTTACTTTTTCGGCATCCGTATGGAAAAGGAACTCGATAGCCTGGTGGGGCGCTACGAGAGTGCCCTCTTTGCCGCCAACGCTGCGAGCCAGCCGGTCGAGGTGCGCCTGCCCGAAGCGGGGGAATCGGTTGCCACAACTGAAAATAAATCACGCCCTGCGAGTACTGAGCTCGCCGTCGTCAGCACTCCCGCCCTCGAAGCCGCCAGCCAGCTCAAGCAAGACTGGCCCGATTTGCTCGCTACCGAAGCCTATGGTGAGGCCCGTCGCCGCTGGCTCGACGTGCGCGATGCCCTGTGGGACGAATTTCCCCTCGATCGTCCCTTTGCCCAAACCGAAATTCGGGCCATGTGGCTCGATCGCGGCAGCATTGTGCGGGCTGGTTCCCGCGCTGGCTTGGCCCGGCTCTTCGACAACATGCAAACGGCGGGCATTAACACCGTCTTTCTCGAAACGCTGAACGCAGGCTTCCCGATTTATCCCAGTCAGGTCGCCCCGCAGCAAAATCCTCTGACCCAAGGGTGGGATCCCCTCGCTGATGCGGTGGAACTGGCCCATGAGCGCAATATGGATCTGCATGCCTGGCTCTGGATCTTTGCGGCGGGCAACTTACGACACAATGCGATTCTGGCGCAATCGGATGAGTTCTTGGGGCCGTCGCTGACCGCCAACCCTGATTGGGTAGGCTATGACCAAGCCGGGAGCCCGATTCCCCTGGGGCAGACCAAACCGTTTTACGACCCCGCTAATCGGGAACTGCGGGATTATTTGTTGCGGCTAGAGGCGGAGATCATCACCAACTACGATGTGGATGGCCTGCAACTCGATTACATTCGCTATCCGTTTCAAGATCCATCGGATGAGCGCACCTACGGCTATGGCACCGCTGCCCGCCAGGCCTTTCGCCGCCAAACCGGGGTTGACCCGATCTATCTCACTCCCCTGGTAGATCCCTGGCTGCCTCGGGGAGAGCGCGATCGCCTCCATGATCTCTGGCAAGCCTGGAATGACTTTCGCATTGAGCAAGTTACCAGCTTTGTCGCCGAAACCTCGGAGTTGGTGCGCCGCGAGCGTCCCGACATCACCCTCTCGGTGGCCGTTTTTGCCATGTCGGAGGAAGAGCGCCTGCTCAAAATCCAACAAGACTGGAATACCTGGGCCGAAGAGGGACTCGTCGATTGGATCGTGCTGATGAGTTATGCCCAAGACGCCAACCGCTTTTCTGAATTGATTACGCCGTGGGTGGTGGACCAGAGTTATGATTCGACACTGGTGATTCCGGGACTGCGCCTGTTGAATATGCCGGTGCCCGTCATGATTGACCAATTGCAGACCCTGCGGGATATGCCCGCTACAGGGTATGCCCTCTTTGCCACTGATAACCTCGATCGCCGCCTGCAAGGCATTCTCAACACCACTCAGGGGCAACACGAAAGTCTCATCCCGCAAAAAACTCCCTACGCTACTGCCTCAGAACGCTACCAAGCGCTGCAACGGGAATGGAATTGGCTGTTGACCAATGGGCTCATCACCCTGCAACCGCGTCTGGCAGAACGCTGGGTGATGGAGGTGAACGCCGTCGGCGCGAGTCTAGATGCCTTGGCCAACAACCCCGACGCGGCCACAGCGGCGGCTGTGCAACTACAGGTTCAAGCGCTGCAAAGGAGTATTGGGGCTGGGCTCACCCTAGATATCACTACGACCCCTGAGTATCGACTGGGCACCTGGAAAAATCGCCTGGAGGCGATCAACCGCTTTCTCGCTTATGGCGCGCAGAGATAG
- a CDS encoding glycoside hydrolase family 57 protein, translated as MSIGYLALVLHAHLPFVRHPESDFVLEEEWLFEAITETYVPLITMFEGLKRDGVDFKLTMSMTPPLVSMLRDPLLQDRYDEHLSKLEELIEMEVERNEHNGHLRYLAEHYAEEFSHVREIWEKYDRDLIKAFKQYQDSNNLEIITCGATHGYLPLMKMYPEAVWAQVKVAVESYAEHFDRPPNGIWLPECAYYEGVERMLADAGLRYFLTDGHGILYARPRPRFGSYAPIYTETGVAAFGRDHESSQQVWSSQVGYPGAAEYREFYRDLGWDAEYEYIKPYVMPNGQRKNVGIKYHKITGKGLGLSDKDWYDPYWAREKAAEHAANFMFNRERQVEHLHGIMQRPPVIVSPYDAELFGHWWYEGPWFLDYLFRKTWFDQGTYEMTHLADYLRDNPTQQVAKPSQSSWGYKGFHEYWLNETNSWIYPHLHKAAERMIDLAKREPADDLEWRALNQAARELLLAQSSDWAFIMRTGTMVPYAVRRTRSHLSRFTKLWEDINEGKVDSGWLVKLEAIDNIFPNINYRVYRSL; from the coding sequence ATGAGTATCGGATATCTCGCCCTTGTTCTGCACGCCCACTTACCATTTGTGCGCCACCCAGAAAGCGACTTCGTACTGGAAGAGGAGTGGCTGTTTGAGGCCATCACCGAGACTTACGTGCCGCTCATCACCATGTTTGAGGGCCTCAAGCGGGATGGCGTTGACTTCAAGCTGACCATGAGCATGACGCCGCCGCTGGTGTCGATGTTACGCGACCCGCTGCTGCAAGACCGCTATGACGAGCACCTCAGCAAGCTCGAAGAACTGATCGAGATGGAAGTGGAGCGTAACGAGCATAACGGTCACCTGCGCTACTTGGCCGAGCACTACGCTGAAGAATTTAGCCACGTTCGTGAAATCTGGGAAAAGTACGATCGCGATCTCATCAAAGCTTTCAAGCAATACCAGGACAGCAATAACTTAGAAATCATCACCTGCGGCGCGACCCATGGTTATCTGCCGCTGATGAAGATGTATCCCGAAGCGGTGTGGGCGCAAGTGAAAGTGGCCGTGGAGAGCTACGCCGAGCACTTCGATCGCCCCCCCAACGGCATTTGGCTGCCAGAATGCGCTTACTACGAAGGTGTCGAGCGGATGCTGGCCGATGCTGGCCTACGCTACTTCTTAACCGACGGTCACGGTATTTTGTACGCGCGTCCTCGACCTCGGTTTGGCTCCTATGCGCCGATTTACACGGAAACTGGGGTGGCAGCTTTTGGGCGCGATCATGAATCCTCACAGCAGGTGTGGTCATCCCAAGTGGGTTATCCTGGCGCGGCAGAATATCGCGAGTTTTACCGTGACCTGGGCTGGGATGCCGAGTATGAATATATCAAGCCCTATGTGATGCCCAACGGCCAGCGCAAAAATGTGGGCATCAAGTATCACAAGATCACGGGTAAGGGACTCGGCTTATCTGATAAGGATTGGTACGACCCCTACTGGGCACGGGAAAAAGCAGCCGAGCACGCCGCCAACTTCATGTTCAACAGAGAGCGACAGGTCGAGCATTTGCACGGCATCATGCAGCGTCCTCCGGTCATTGTGTCGCCCTACGACGCCGAGCTGTTTGGTCACTGGTGGTACGAGGGGCCGTGGTTCCTCGACTATCTCTTCCGCAAGACCTGGTTTGACCAGGGCACTTACGAGATGACGCACCTGGCCGATTATCTGCGCGATAATCCCACTCAGCAGGTGGCGAAGCCCTCCCAGTCCAGTTGGGGCTATAAGGGCTTCCATGAATACTGGCTCAATGAAACGAATTCCTGGATTTATCCCCACTTGCATAAAGCGGCGGAACGGATGATTGATCTGGCTAAGCGGGAACCGGCGGATGACCTGGAATGGCGGGCTCTGAACCAAGCGGCACGAGAACTCCTGCTGGCGCAATCGTCGGACTGGGCCTTCATCATGCGGACGGGGACGATGGTGCCCTATGCCGTGCGGCGGACGCGATCTCACCTCTCTCGCTTTACCAAGCTCTGGGAAGACATTAATGAGGGCAAAGTCGATTCAGGCTGGCTGGTGAAGTTAGAAGCGATCGACAATATCTTCCCCAATATCAATTACCGCGTTTATCGATCGCTCTAA